A stretch of the Streptomyces sp. NBC_00654 genome encodes the following:
- a CDS encoding ankyrin repeat domain-containing protein, producing MTEEPIGDEQSLFEALYVSEDAVVRALRAGAGADSRDTDGTTALYLASVQDLPGAVRLLLAAGADPDRPSGPEAGDLPLCGAACGGHTEVVAALLSAGARPDLAEQFGFTALRWAVGLGHAPIVELLLAHGADPHLPGPEGEPPLVLAARRGSVRTVRALLEHGAGTWAGAVEWALTQARRMLGVDVEQQLLRGLEEAHGSGFDALTRRDLVNGEETLTVELLRDGVPFAGADCQTGHEEIAALLNAAK from the coding sequence ATGACGGAAGAGCCTATCGGGGACGAACAGAGCCTGTTCGAAGCCTTGTACGTGAGTGAGGACGCCGTCGTACGGGCGCTGCGCGCGGGAGCCGGGGCCGATTCCCGCGACACGGACGGCACGACGGCGCTGTACCTCGCGTCGGTGCAGGACCTGCCGGGAGCGGTACGGCTCCTGCTCGCGGCCGGGGCCGACCCGGACCGGCCGAGCGGCCCCGAAGCGGGCGATCTCCCGCTGTGCGGGGCCGCGTGCGGCGGGCACACCGAGGTGGTGGCGGCCCTGCTGTCCGCCGGGGCACGGCCGGATCTGGCCGAGCAGTTCGGGTTCACGGCGCTGCGCTGGGCGGTGGGGCTCGGCCACGCGCCGATCGTGGAGCTGCTGCTCGCCCATGGCGCCGACCCCCATCTGCCCGGCCCGGAGGGCGAACCCCCGCTGGTGCTCGCGGCCCGGCGCGGATCGGTCCGGACGGTGCGGGCGCTGCTGGAGCACGGGGCGGGGACCTGGGCGGGGGCGGTGGAGTGGGCGCTGACCCAGGCGCGGCGGATGCTCGGCGTGGACGTGGAGCAGCAGTTGCTGCGGGGGCTGGAGGAGGCGCACGGCTCCGGGTTCGACGCGCTGACCCGCCGTGACCTCGTGAACGGCGAGGAGACGTTGACGGTGGAACTGCTGCGCGACGGGGTGCCGTTCGCGGGGGCGGACTGCCAGACGGGGCACGAGGAGATCGCGGCGCTGCTGAACGCCGCGAAGTGA
- a CDS encoding SDR family oxidoreductase, with protein MTTSSAGLCAGRVVAVTGAGRGLGRAHALAFAAEGAKVVVNDLGVGLAGDGGADGEGVDGGADGASGHGGGAGPAREVVDEIVAAGGEAVAHRGDIATTAGASSLVTTALEAFGRLDTLVNNAGFLRDRMLVNLDEDDWDAVLRVHLKGHFLPLKHAAAHWRAESRNGRTPVARVINTSSGAGLLGSVGQGNYTAAKAGILGLTLVAAEELGRYGVQVNALAPAARTRMTEQTFAATMAAPEPGAFDAMAPENVSPLVVWLGSAASAGVTGRVFEAEAGRITVMEGWRPGPTADRGARWSPAEAGAAARRLLAEAEPAAPVYGAR; from the coding sequence ATGACCACCAGCAGTGCCGGACTCTGCGCGGGCCGCGTCGTCGCCGTGACGGGCGCCGGGCGGGGACTGGGCCGGGCCCACGCCCTGGCCTTCGCCGCCGAAGGGGCCAAGGTCGTCGTCAACGACCTCGGCGTCGGACTCGCGGGCGACGGGGGAGCGGACGGAGAGGGAGTGGACGGCGGAGCCGACGGGGCGTCCGGGCACGGGGGCGGCGCCGGACCCGCCCGGGAGGTCGTCGACGAGATCGTGGCGGCGGGCGGTGAGGCCGTCGCCCACCGGGGCGACATCGCCACGACCGCGGGCGCGTCCTCGCTGGTCACCACGGCCCTGGAGGCGTTCGGCCGGCTCGACACCCTGGTGAACAACGCGGGCTTCCTGCGGGACCGGATGCTGGTCAACCTCGACGAGGACGACTGGGACGCGGTGCTGCGGGTCCACCTCAAGGGCCACTTCCTGCCCCTGAAACACGCGGCGGCCCACTGGCGGGCCGAGTCCAGGAACGGCCGCACCCCCGTGGCCCGGGTCATCAACACCAGCTCGGGCGCGGGCCTGCTCGGCAGTGTCGGGCAGGGCAACTACACCGCCGCGAAGGCCGGGATCCTCGGCCTCACCCTGGTCGCGGCCGAGGAACTGGGACGGTACGGAGTCCAGGTCAACGCCCTTGCCCCGGCGGCCCGGACCCGGATGACCGAGCAGACCTTCGCCGCGACGATGGCGGCACCGGAGCCGGGGGCCTTCGACGCGATGGCCCCCGAGAACGTGTCGCCGCTGGTGGTGTGGCTCGGCTCGGCCGCGAGCGCCGGGGTCACCGGACGCGTCTTCGAGGCCGAGGCGGGCCGGATCACCGTCATGGAGGGCTGGCGCCCGGGGCCCACCGCGGACCGGGGCGCACGCTGGTCCCCGGCCGAGGCGGGCGCCGCGGCCCGCCGCCTGCTGGCCGAAGCGGAGCCGGCCGCGCCGGTCTACGGGGCACGATGA
- a CDS encoding enoyl-CoA hydratase family protein, whose amino-acid sequence MGVSTSRPAEGVLTVTVDFPPVNALPVRGWYDLADALRAAGRDPGVRCVVLTAAGRGFNAGVDIKEIQRDPGQDALIGANRGCFEAFAAVYECEVPVVAAVHGFCLGGGIGLVGNADAIVASEDATFGLPELDRGALGAATHLARLVPQHLMRTLYYTSRTVTAAELHAHGSVWRVVPRDGLDAAALELAGEIARKDGHLLRLAKAAINGIDPVDVRRSYRFEQGFTFEAGLSGSAGRVRDTFGKEARP is encoded by the coding sequence ATGGGTGTCTCCACCTCACGGCCCGCCGAGGGCGTCCTCACCGTCACCGTCGACTTCCCGCCCGTCAACGCCCTGCCCGTGCGGGGCTGGTACGACCTGGCCGACGCACTGCGCGCGGCCGGCCGCGACCCCGGGGTCCGCTGCGTGGTGCTGACCGCGGCGGGGCGCGGCTTCAACGCGGGTGTCGACATCAAGGAGATCCAGCGCGACCCCGGTCAGGACGCCCTGATCGGCGCCAACCGCGGCTGCTTCGAGGCGTTCGCGGCGGTGTACGAGTGCGAGGTGCCGGTCGTCGCCGCCGTGCACGGCTTCTGCCTCGGCGGCGGCATCGGGCTCGTCGGCAACGCCGACGCGATCGTGGCGAGCGAGGACGCCACCTTCGGGCTGCCGGAGCTGGACCGCGGCGCGCTCGGTGCGGCCACCCATCTCGCGCGGCTGGTTCCCCAGCATCTGATGCGGACGCTGTACTACACCTCACGCACCGTCACGGCGGCCGAACTGCACGCCCACGGCTCGGTCTGGCGGGTCGTCCCGCGCGACGGGCTGGACGCGGCTGCCCTGGAACTGGCCGGCGAGATCGCCCGCAAGGACGGGCATCTCCTGCGGCTCGCCAAGGCCGCCATCAACGGCATCGATCCCGTGGACGTACGCCGCAGCTACCGCTTCGAGCAGGGCTTCACCTTCGAGGCCGGACTCAGCGGCAGCGCCGGCCGCGTCCGCGACACCTTCGGCAAGGAGGCACGACCGTGA
- a CDS encoding CoA transferase subunit A: MTPEDVVARLRSGMTIGIGGWGSRRKPMALVRALLRSPVTDLTVISYGGPDVGLLAAAGRIRTLVAAFVTLDSIPLEPHFRAARQQGAFELREIDEAMFMWGLHAAANRLPFLPVRAGLGSDVMRVNPGLRTVTSPYEDGEEFVAMPALRMDAALVHVNRADRLGNGQYLGPDPYFDDLFCEAADTAYLSCERLVGTAELTEGAAPQTLLVKRHSVTGVVETPNGAHFTSCVPDHPRDEAFQKAYAAAAADPGAWAAFSERFLPARGDEKSYQSAVRTWHEEQM; the protein is encoded by the coding sequence ATGACGCCCGAGGATGTCGTCGCCCGGCTCCGCAGCGGGATGACGATCGGCATCGGCGGCTGGGGGTCGCGCCGCAAGCCGATGGCGCTCGTGCGCGCCCTGCTCCGGTCCCCGGTCACCGATCTCACCGTGATCTCCTACGGCGGCCCCGATGTCGGCCTGCTGGCCGCCGCGGGCCGGATCCGCACCCTGGTCGCCGCGTTCGTCACGCTCGACTCGATCCCTCTCGAACCGCACTTCCGCGCGGCCCGGCAGCAAGGGGCGTTCGAGCTGCGGGAGATCGACGAGGCGATGTTCATGTGGGGTCTGCACGCCGCCGCGAACCGGCTGCCGTTCCTGCCGGTGCGGGCGGGGCTGGGATCCGATGTGATGCGGGTCAACCCCGGTCTGCGTACGGTGACTTCGCCGTACGAGGACGGCGAGGAGTTCGTCGCGATGCCGGCCCTGCGGATGGACGCGGCCCTGGTCCACGTCAACCGGGCGGACCGGCTCGGCAACGGCCAGTACCTGGGCCCCGATCCGTACTTCGACGACCTGTTCTGCGAGGCCGCCGACACCGCGTACCTCTCCTGCGAACGGCTCGTCGGGACCGCCGAGCTGACCGAGGGGGCCGCTCCGCAGACCCTCCTGGTCAAACGGCACTCCGTCACCGGTGTCGTCGAGACGCCGAACGGGGCGCACTTCACCTCCTGTGTGCCCGACCACCCCCGCGACGAGGCGTTCCAGAAGGCGTACGCCGCGGCCGCCGCCGACCCCGGGGCCTGGGCCGCGTTCAGCGAACGCTTCCTGCCCGCGCGGGGCGACGAGAAGAGCTACCAGAGCGCCGTCCGGACCTGGCACGAGGAGCAGATGTGA
- a CDS encoding CoA-transferase subunit beta, with product MSTEAAAGTVTRAEYCVIACAEAWRGDGEVLASPMGLIPSLGARLAKRTFSPDLLLTDGEAMIVGLDGTPEGWLPYRQHLAMVTGGKRHVMMGASQIDRFGNQNISCVGDWERPARQLLGVRGAPVNTLNNPVSYWIPRHSLRVFVERVDMVCGVGYDRAAAAGPSATRFHRIPRVVSDLGVFDFATPDRSMRLASVHPGVTAGQVREATGFALTVADDVPLTREPTAGELRLIREVIDPAGAREREVRS from the coding sequence GTGAGCACCGAAGCCGCCGCGGGAACCGTCACCCGGGCCGAGTACTGCGTGATCGCGTGCGCCGAGGCCTGGCGCGGCGACGGTGAGGTGCTCGCCAGTCCGATGGGCCTGATCCCGTCCCTGGGGGCCCGTCTCGCCAAGCGCACCTTCTCCCCCGATCTGCTGCTCACCGACGGCGAGGCGATGATCGTCGGGCTCGACGGCACTCCGGAGGGCTGGCTGCCCTACCGTCAGCATCTGGCCATGGTCACCGGCGGCAAGCGGCACGTGATGATGGGCGCGAGCCAGATCGACCGTTTCGGCAACCAGAACATCTCCTGCGTGGGCGACTGGGAGCGGCCCGCCCGCCAGTTGCTCGGAGTACGCGGCGCACCGGTCAACACCCTGAACAATCCGGTCAGTTACTGGATTCCGCGGCATTCCCTCCGGGTGTTCGTCGAGCGGGTCGACATGGTCTGCGGAGTGGGGTACGACCGGGCCGCGGCGGCGGGTCCGTCCGCGACGCGCTTCCACCGCATCCCGCGGGTCGTCAGTGATCTCGGGGTCTTCGACTTCGCGACCCCGGACCGTTCCATGCGGCTCGCCTCGGTGCACCCGGGTGTCACCGCCGGGCAGGTCCGCGAGGCAACCGGTTTCGCGCTGACGGTCGCGGACGACGTCCCCCTCACCCGTGAGCCGACCGCCGGGGAGCTCCGTCTGATCCGTGAGGTCATCGACCCCGCGGGCGCCCGTGAGCGCGAGGTGCGGTCCTGA
- a CDS encoding nitronate monooxygenase family protein — MRTALTELVGVRYPIVQTGMGWVAGPRLVTATARAGALGILASATMTTDQLRAAVREVRSRTDAPFGVNLRADAGDARERVRIIIDEGVRVASFALAPSRELIAELKDAGVVVVPSIGARRHAEKVAAWGADAVIVQGGEGGGHTGEVATTVLLPQVVDAVDIPVVAAGGFHDGRGLVAALAYGAAGIAMGTRFLLTSDSTVPDAVKARYVAAGVKDITVTTAVDGLPHRMLRTDMVAALERAGRVRALAQAVRRASGFRRISGLSWPRMLREGLAAKHGKDLTWSQMLLAANTPMLLKASMVDGRTDLGIMASGQVAGLIEDLPSVADLVERIMGEAREARAALP, encoded by the coding sequence ATGCGCACGGCCCTCACCGAACTCGTCGGTGTCCGGTATCCGATCGTGCAGACCGGCATGGGCTGGGTCGCCGGTCCCCGGCTGGTCACCGCCACCGCGCGGGCGGGCGCGCTCGGGATCCTGGCCTCCGCGACGATGACGACGGACCAGCTGCGCGCGGCGGTCCGGGAGGTCAGGTCCCGTACCGACGCGCCGTTCGGCGTGAATCTACGGGCGGACGCGGGGGACGCCCGCGAGCGGGTACGGATCATCATCGACGAGGGGGTCCGGGTGGCGTCGTTCGCGCTGGCCCCGTCGAGGGAGCTGATCGCCGAGCTGAAGGACGCGGGGGTGGTGGTCGTCCCGTCGATCGGGGCCCGGCGCCATGCGGAGAAGGTCGCGGCGTGGGGTGCGGACGCGGTGATCGTGCAGGGCGGCGAGGGCGGGGGGCACACCGGGGAGGTGGCGACGACGGTCCTGCTGCCCCAGGTCGTCGACGCGGTGGACATCCCGGTGGTCGCGGCGGGCGGCTTCCACGACGGCCGGGGGCTGGTCGCGGCGCTGGCGTACGGGGCGGCGGGCATCGCGATGGGGACCCGGTTCCTGCTGACGTCGGACTCGACCGTCCCGGACGCGGTGAAGGCGCGTTATGTGGCCGCGGGTGTCAAGGACATCACGGTCACCACGGCGGTGGACGGGCTCCCGCACCGGATGCTGCGTACGGACATGGTGGCCGCCCTGGAGCGGGCGGGGCGGGTACGGGCGCTGGCGCAGGCGGTGCGCCGGGCGTCGGGCTTCCGGCGGATCTCCGGGCTGAGCTGGCCCCGGATGCTGCGCGAGGGGCTGGCGGCGAAGCACGGGAAGGATCTGACCTGGAGCCAGATGCTGCTGGCCGCGAACACGCCGATGCTGCTGAAGGCGTCCATGGTGGACGGCCGCACCGACCTCGGGATCATGGCCTCGGGCCAGGTGGCGGGCCTGATCGAGGACCTGCCGAGTGTCGCGGACCTGGTGGAACGGATCATGGGCGAGGCCCGGGAGGCCCGCGCGGCGCTGCCGTAG
- a CDS encoding DEAD/DEAH box helicase: MTRFERQDRPARTRPTRGRGPAPAQTNAKGSGSGRGSGKAPARRRATPPQGEFALPETMTPALPAVEAFAELDMPAALLKTLTAQGVTEPFPIQGATLPNSLAGRDILGRGRTGSGKTLAFGLALLARTAGRRSEPRAPLALVLVPTRELAQQVTDALTPYATSVNLRLATVVGGMSISKQSGTLRRGAEVLVATPGRLKDLIERGDCRLDQVAITVLDEADQMADMGFMPQVVALLKQVEPDGQRMLFSATLDKNIDRLVKMFLTDPVVHSVDPSAGAVTTMEHHVLHVADETDKKAVATKIAAREGRVIMFVDTKRAADRFAKRLLASGVRAAALHGGRSQPQRNRTLDQFKNGQVTALVATNVAARGIHVDDLDLVVNVDPPTDHKDYLHRGGRTARAGESGSVVTLVLPEEKREMTRLMQDAGIAPRTTRIKSSDEELSRITGAREPSGVAVVVEVPQPTQPKPRTRSGGAAGSGTGGGFRSGSRGRGRRGGGGAGGTQGAGGGGESRGGATGSVRGGNGSGGARSGGESRGAGTGRTGSGRSGAPARGRRAA; encoded by the coding sequence ATGACCCGCTTCGAACGCCAGGACCGACCGGCCCGCACCCGACCGACCAGGGGACGAGGCCCGGCCCCGGCACAGACGAACGCCAAGGGCTCCGGTTCCGGCCGCGGCTCCGGCAAGGCACCCGCCCGCCGCCGCGCCACACCGCCCCAGGGCGAGTTCGCCCTGCCGGAGACCATGACCCCCGCGCTGCCCGCGGTCGAGGCGTTCGCCGAGCTGGACATGCCGGCGGCGCTGCTGAAGACCCTCACCGCACAGGGCGTCACCGAGCCCTTCCCCATCCAGGGCGCCACCCTGCCGAACTCGCTGGCCGGCCGGGACATCCTCGGCCGCGGCCGCACCGGCTCCGGCAAGACGCTCGCCTTCGGCCTGGCCCTGCTCGCCCGCACCGCCGGACGCCGCTCCGAGCCCCGTGCCCCGCTGGCACTCGTCCTCGTCCCGACCCGCGAACTCGCCCAGCAGGTCACCGACGCCCTCACCCCGTACGCGACCTCCGTGAACCTGCGGCTCGCCACCGTCGTCGGCGGCATGTCGATCAGCAAGCAGTCCGGCACACTGCGCCGGGGCGCCGAGGTCCTCGTCGCCACCCCCGGCCGGCTCAAGGACCTCATCGAGCGCGGCGACTGCCGCCTCGACCAGGTCGCCATCACCGTCCTCGACGAGGCCGACCAGATGGCCGACATGGGCTTCATGCCGCAGGTCGTCGCGCTGCTCAAGCAGGTCGAGCCGGACGGACAGCGGATGCTGTTCTCCGCGACCCTCGACAAGAACATCGACCGGCTGGTCAAGATGTTCCTCACCGACCCGGTCGTGCACTCCGTCGACCCGTCCGCCGGCGCGGTCACCACCATGGAGCACCATGTGCTCCACGTCGCGGACGAGACGGACAAGAAGGCCGTCGCCACGAAGATCGCCGCCCGCGAGGGCCGGGTGATCATGTTCGTCGACACCAAGCGCGCCGCCGACCGCTTCGCCAAGCGGCTGCTCGCCAGCGGTGTACGGGCAGCCGCCCTGCACGGCGGCCGGTCCCAGCCGCAGCGCAACAGGACCCTGGACCAGTTCAAGAACGGCCAGGTCACCGCGCTCGTCGCGACCAACGTGGCGGCTCGCGGCATCCACGTCGACGACCTCGACCTCGTCGTCAACGTGGACCCGCCCACCGACCACAAGGACTACCTCCACCGCGGCGGGCGCACGGCGCGCGCCGGGGAGTCCGGCAGCGTCGTCACGCTGGTGCTGCCCGAGGAGAAGCGGGAGATGACCCGGCTGATGCAGGACGCGGGCATCGCCCCGCGCACCACCCGCATCAAGTCGAGCGACGAGGAGCTCAGCCGGATCACCGGCGCGCGCGAGCCGTCCGGTGTCGCGGTCGTCGTCGAGGTCCCCCAGCCCACCCAGCCCAAGCCGCGCACGCGGTCGGGCGGGGCGGCGGGCTCGGGCACCGGCGGCGGCTTCCGCTCGGGCAGCCGGGGCCGCGGTCGCCGCGGTGGTGGCGGCGCCGGAGGCACGCAGGGCGCGGGAGGCGGCGGCGAGTCCCGCGGTGGCGCGACCGGTTCCGTACGCGGAGGCAACGGCAGCGGTGGCGCGCGTTCCGGCGGCGAGTCCCGTGGCGCCGGAACCGGCCGTACCGGTTCGGGCCGCAGCGGTGCCCCCGCGCGCGGCCGCCGGGCCGCCTAG
- a CDS encoding cold-shock protein: MATGTVKWFNSEKGFGFIEQDGGGADVFAHYSNIATQGFRELQEGQKVSFDVTQGQKGPQAENIVPA, encoded by the coding sequence ATGGCTACTGGAACCGTGAAGTGGTTCAACTCGGAAAAGGGCTTCGGCTTCATCGAGCAGGACGGCGGCGGCGCCGACGTCTTCGCCCACTACTCCAACATCGCCACCCAGGGCTTCCGTGAGCTCCAGGAGGGCCAGAAGGTCTCCTTCGACGTCACGCAGGGCCAGAAGGGCCCGCAGGCGGAGAACATCGTCCCGGCCTAA
- a CDS encoding acetyl-CoA C-acetyltransferase, which translates to MAEAYIVEAVRTPVGRRKGGLGAVHPADLGAHVLKALVARSGIDPAAVEDVVFGCLDTVGPQAGDIARTAWLAAGLPEEVPGVTIDRQCGSSQQAVHFAAQGVLSGTQDLVVAGGTQNMTQIPIAFASRQAAEPLGLTQGPYAGSEGWRARYGDAPVNQFHGAELIAAKWGIGRRDMEEFALRSHRRAVRAIDEGRFARETVAYGEVTVDEGPRRDTTLEKMAALRPVVDGGTITAACSSQVSDAAAALLIASERAVAEHGLTPRARIHHLSVRGEDPIRMLSAPIPATAHALKKTGLTLDDIDLVEINEAFAPVVLAWLKETGADPEKVNVNGGAIALGHPLGATGAKLMTTLLHELERTGGRYGLQTMCEGGGQANVTIIERL; encoded by the coding sequence ATGGCCGAGGCCTACATCGTCGAAGCGGTACGCACCCCCGTCGGCAGGCGCAAAGGAGGCCTCGGAGCCGTCCACCCCGCCGACCTCGGCGCCCATGTCCTCAAGGCCCTGGTCGCCCGCAGCGGCATCGACCCGGCGGCCGTCGAGGACGTCGTCTTCGGCTGCCTCGACACCGTGGGGCCCCAGGCCGGCGACATCGCCCGCACCGCCTGGCTCGCGGCCGGACTCCCCGAAGAGGTCCCCGGCGTCACCATCGACCGCCAGTGCGGCTCCTCCCAGCAGGCCGTCCACTTCGCCGCCCAGGGCGTCCTCTCCGGCACCCAGGACCTGGTCGTCGCCGGCGGCACCCAGAACATGACGCAGATCCCGATCGCGTTCGCCTCCCGGCAGGCCGCCGAACCCCTCGGCCTCACCCAGGGCCCCTACGCGGGCAGCGAGGGCTGGCGCGCCCGGTACGGCGACGCACCCGTCAACCAGTTCCACGGAGCCGAACTCATCGCCGCGAAGTGGGGCATCGGCCGCCGCGACATGGAGGAGTTCGCCCTGCGCTCCCACCGGCGGGCGGTCCGCGCCATCGACGAGGGCCGCTTCGCCCGCGAAACCGTCGCCTACGGGGAGGTCACCGTCGACGAGGGGCCGCGCCGCGACACCACCCTGGAGAAGATGGCCGCGCTCAGGCCCGTCGTGGACGGCGGCACGATCACCGCCGCCTGCTCCTCGCAGGTCTCCGACGCCGCCGCCGCCCTGCTGATCGCCTCCGAACGGGCCGTCGCCGAGCACGGCCTCACCCCGCGCGCCCGCATCCACCATCTCTCCGTGCGCGGCGAGGACCCGATCCGGATGCTGTCCGCCCCCATCCCGGCCACCGCCCACGCACTGAAGAAGACCGGCCTCACCCTCGACGACATCGACCTCGTCGAGATCAACGAGGCCTTCGCGCCGGTCGTCCTGGCCTGGCTGAAGGAGACCGGCGCCGACCCGGAGAAGGTCAATGTCAACGGCGGGGCGATCGCCCTCGGGCACCCGCTCGGCGCGACCGGCGCCAAACTGATGACGACCCTTCTCCACGAACTGGAACGCACCGGCGGCCGCTACGGCCTCCAGACGATGTGCGAAGGCGGCGGCCAGGCGAACGTCACCATCATCGAACGGCTCTGA
- a CDS encoding TetR/AcrR family transcriptional regulator translates to MPTKKKPQVTPSPERRRELLATAAEVFAAQGYNATTVRRIADEAGMLAGSLYYHFDSKESMVDEILSTFLDELWEGYDAVLEAGLSPRESIEALVTESFREIDRHRAAVAIYQKESKHLATQPRFQYLVDSQQKFEKAWLGTLERGVADRSFRDDLDIRLTYRFVRDTVWVAASWYRPGGQHSPEEIARQYLSMVLDGIALRH, encoded by the coding sequence GTGCCTACCAAGAAGAAGCCCCAGGTGACCCCCTCGCCGGAGCGGCGCCGTGAACTGCTCGCCACCGCCGCCGAGGTCTTCGCCGCGCAGGGATACAACGCCACGACCGTCCGGAGGATCGCGGACGAGGCCGGGATGCTCGCGGGCAGCCTCTACTACCACTTCGATTCCAAGGAATCGATGGTCGACGAGATCCTCTCCACCTTCCTCGACGAACTCTGGGAGGGATACGACGCGGTACTGGAGGCCGGTCTCAGCCCCAGGGAATCCATCGAGGCACTCGTCACCGAGTCCTTCCGGGAGATCGACCGGCACCGGGCCGCCGTCGCCATCTACCAGAAGGAGTCCAAGCACCTCGCCACCCAGCCCCGCTTCCAGTACCTCGTCGACTCGCAGCAGAAGTTCGAGAAGGCCTGGCTCGGCACGCTGGAACGCGGCGTCGCCGACCGGTCCTTCCGCGACGACCTCGACATCCGGCTCACCTACCGGTTCGTCCGCGACACCGTCTGGGTCGCCGCGTCCTGGTACCGGCCCGGCGGACAGCACAGCCCCGAGGAGATCGCCCGCCAGTACCTCTCGATGGTGCTCGACGGGATCGCCCTGCGTCACTGA
- a CDS encoding SDR family oxidoreductase — MNAPQYLPGHGLLASRSAVVTAAAGAGIGGATARRLLEEGARVVIGDAHARRLKDTERALADEFGADRVTSLPCDVTDETQVRALFAHAEQTHGGLDIVVNNAGLGGTAELTEMTDEQWTKVLDVTLNGTFRCTRTALRSLKAAGNGGVVVNNASVIGWRAQSGQAHYAAAKAGVMALTRCAAVEAAAYGVRVNAVAPSLAMHPHLAKVTSEELLTELTAKEAFGRYAEPWEVANVIVFLASGYSSYMTGEVVSVSSQHA; from the coding sequence GTGAACGCACCGCAGTACCTACCGGGCCACGGACTGCTGGCCTCCCGCAGCGCCGTCGTGACCGCGGCCGCCGGGGCCGGGATCGGCGGCGCCACCGCCCGCAGGCTCCTGGAGGAGGGCGCCCGCGTCGTCATCGGCGACGCCCACGCCCGCCGCCTCAAGGACACCGAACGGGCCCTCGCCGACGAGTTCGGCGCCGACCGCGTCACCTCCCTGCCCTGCGACGTCACCGACGAGACCCAGGTCCGGGCCCTCTTCGCCCACGCCGAACAGACCCACGGCGGCCTCGACATCGTCGTCAACAACGCCGGCCTCGGCGGCACCGCCGAACTCACCGAGATGACCGACGAACAGTGGACCAAAGTCCTCGACGTCACCCTGAACGGCACCTTCCGCTGCACCCGCACCGCCCTGCGCTCCCTCAAGGCCGCGGGCAACGGGGGCGTCGTCGTCAACAACGCCTCCGTCATCGGCTGGCGCGCCCAGAGCGGCCAGGCCCACTACGCCGCCGCCAAGGCCGGCGTCATGGCACTCACCCGCTGCGCCGCCGTCGAAGCCGCCGCGTACGGCGTGCGGGTCAACGCGGTCGCCCCCAGCCTCGCCATGCACCCGCACCTGGCCAAGGTCACCTCCGAGGAACTCCTCACCGAACTCACCGCGAAGGAGGCCTTCGGCCGGTACGCCGAACCCTGGGAGGTCGCCAACGTCATCGTCTTCCTCGCCAGCGGCTACTCCTCCTACATGACCGGCGAGGTCGTCTCCGTGAGCAGCCAGCATGCGTGA
- a CDS encoding enoyl-CoA hydratase, whose translation MPDPTPGATPDPTPGPPSAGDGGPVLYERRGPVAYLTLNRPRYRNAQNSAMTYALDAAFYRAAEDGEVKVVVLAGAGDHFSAGHDIGTPQRDAHLPFERRAGLWWDHSDKAGAESRFARESEVYLGMCRRWRELPKPVVASVHGACVAGGLMLAWICDLIVASEDAFFADPVVRMGIPGVEYFAHPWVMPPRIAKEFLFTGDRMSARRAYEVGMVNRVVERAELAERTTELALRIAAMPRLGLALTKRAVNQAEDLQGLHTGLDSVFGLHHLAHAHNAETAADSLGGMDIASMKKAGA comes from the coding sequence ATGCCCGATCCGACACCCGGCGCCACGCCCGATCCGACGCCCGGCCCGCCGTCCGCCGGTGACGGCGGGCCCGTGCTGTACGAGCGCCGGGGCCCCGTCGCGTACCTCACGCTGAACCGCCCCCGCTACCGCAACGCCCAGAACTCCGCGATGACCTACGCACTGGACGCCGCCTTCTACCGCGCGGCCGAGGACGGCGAGGTCAAGGTGGTCGTGCTGGCCGGGGCCGGGGACCACTTCTCGGCGGGCCATGACATCGGCACCCCGCAGCGCGACGCGCATCTGCCCTTCGAACGCCGGGCCGGGCTCTGGTGGGACCACAGCGACAAGGCGGGCGCCGAGAGCCGCTTCGCCCGGGAGTCGGAGGTCTATCTCGGGATGTGCCGGCGCTGGCGCGAGCTGCCGAAGCCCGTCGTCGCCTCGGTGCACGGGGCGTGCGTGGCGGGCGGGCTGATGCTGGCGTGGATCTGCGATCTGATCGTGGCGAGCGAGGACGCGTTCTTCGCCGATCCGGTGGTGCGGATGGGCATCCCGGGTGTCGAGTACTTCGCGCACCCCTGGGTGATGCCGCCCCGGATCGCCAAGGAGTTCCTGTTCACCGGAGACCGGATGAGTGCCCGGCGGGCGTACGAGGTCGGCATGGTCAACCGGGTCGTGGAGCGGGCCGAACTCGCGGAGCGCACCACGGAACTGGCCCTGCGCATCGCCGCGATGCCGCGGCTGGGGCTGGCGCTCACCAAGCGCGCGGTGAATCAGGCGGAGGATCTCCAGGGGCTGCACACCGGCCTGGACTCGGTGTTCGGGCTGCATCATCTCGCCCATGCCCACAACGCCGAGACGGCCGCGGACTCCCTGGGCGGTATGGACATCGCCTCGATGAAGAAGGCGGGTGCGTGA